In Symphalangus syndactylus isolate Jambi chromosome 9, NHGRI_mSymSyn1-v2.1_pri, whole genome shotgun sequence, the genomic stretch taaaatggaatttcaaaataatactgTCCACATGAGCTGTTGTGAGAATTCAGTGAGTTTTACCTGTGGCTGGCCTCATaatggcattattcacaatagcccaaacacaaacacaaccaagtgtccatcagcggatgaatggataaacaaaatgtggcgtATCCATACGACGGTATATAACTCaaccttgaaaaggaaggaaattctgacacagtgcaacatggatgaacctgaaggcattatgctaagtgaaataagccagtcacaaatggacaaatactgtatgattacacttatatgaggtacttaggGTAGTCACATTTATAaagacaaagtagaatggtggttgctgggGGCGAGGGGAAGGGAGACCAGGAGTTACTgtctaatgggtacagagtttcagtgttGCATGATGAAACAGTTCTGTGGACGGATGGTCATGACTTACAAGTCCACTTCTCTGCCCCAAACGGAAGGTTCCTTCCTTTAGTCACAGTGGGGTTTTCTTCTCTAAAGACTCCTTCCCCCCATAGTCTTGACAGCATATCACAGGTTCTGCCCACTGGATAgagtaaaacaaaatgttttattagaGCATGTAGAGAGTACTTATGGACAAATGACAGGAGCACAGCATAGTCGCTCAGTCCATCTTGGTCCTGTTTCACAGGCTAGAACAGTTTCCACAGCCCCCAAAGATTCCCTCACACCCTTGCCCACTCTCTCCTTCCAGGCAGCCAGCTGACTCTCTGCACTGAGCCGTCCAAGGAGCAGAGCCCCGGGTCTGGATTCTGTGTCTTTTCCCTGTGTCTTGGCCAGATCGCTCCCTAAAGGGAGATCCTGACATCACAAGGAGGGGGCATTTGTAGCCTCCTTTCCTTGGCAATCTCCTCTCCTGGACATTGCCTGGCTGCCACCTGGCAGAAGCTGGCCCCTTTTTGGCTGCCTCAACAGACACTTCATCTGTCTTTAAAATTCCCTGCAAGACCTATTTTAGCCACTATTCTTCCCCTGTTTGTGGACATGGGCTCTCAGGGATCCACATCAGCTGGACCTCCCACTTCTTCCGCCTGTTGATCATTCTGCCATGAGCATGTCTAAAACTACCCATATTcggcagtggttcacacctgtaatcccagcactttgggagcccaaggcgggcgaatcacctgacatcaggagttcgagaccagcctggccaacatggtgaaaccccgtctctactaaaaacacaaaaattagccaggcatggtggtggacgcctgtaattccagctgctcaggaggctgaggccagagaatcacttgaacccaggaggcggaggttgtaatgagccaagaacatgccattgtactccagcctgggcaacaagagtgaaactaggtctcaaaaaaataaaaataaaaataaaaataaaactacccatATTCAATGCCTCTCCAGACAAGGCTGGAGAGAGCTGTACTGAGAGAAGAGCTGGGGTCCACATGCTGTCTGGGGTAAAGCATGATCCAGGAAGGGAAGGAATGCTGGCAGGGATGTTATCACAGAAACGACTCTATGCTAAAAGAGAGCCAAAGGGAAGCAGAGCCCCCTGCCCTTCCAAGCCGGGTGGGGAGACCTGATGGAATGAGGGTACACTGGGTGAACGAGAAGTCAGAACACCTGAGTTCTTACTCCAGCTCTGTCACCAGCTTGCTGTGTGTCTCTGGACAAGTTGCTTTCCCTCTTAGGACCTCATTGTCCCTGACTataaaaaaaatggagatttggctgggcgtggtggctcatgcctgtaatcccagcaccttgggaggccaagaagggaggatcacttgaggtcagaggttcaagaccagcctggccaacatggtgaaaccctgcctatactaaaaataaaaaaattagccgagtgtggtggtgcatgcctgtagtcccagcgacttgggaggctgcagcaagaggatcacttgaacgtgggaagctgaggttgcagtgagctgagattgcaccactgcactccagcctgggcaatagagtgcgactgtgtctcaaaacaaacaaacaaaaaacccggAGATTAGAGTGGGTAATTTTGAAAGACCATCTCAGCCCTGACCCTCTGGGGGAATAACATCAATGGGTCAATTTGTGCAAaaccttttactttttaaagcacaaaaatttgttgggcatggtggtgcacgcctgtaatcccagctactcaggaggctgaggcaggagaatcacttgaacccaggaggcagagcttgcagtgagctgagatcgcaccattgcacgccagcttagacaacaagagtgaaactacacCTTAAAAAAAGCACtttcaccatcctggctaacacggtgaaaccccgtctctactaaaactacaaaaaattagccaggcgtggtggtgggcacctgtagtcccagctactcgggaggctgaggcaggagaatggcccgaacccaggaggtggagcttgcagtgagccgagatcgtgccactgcactccagcctgggcgacagagtgagactctgtctccaaaaaaaaaaaaagcactttcacATCAATGACTTCCTGCTGTTCTTATGATGTTCCTGTAGATTATTAGATTAAATCTCATGGGTAGGAATAcaaggcccagagaagtgaaaCAATTAGTGGCAGGGCTGAGAGTAGATTCCAGGTCTCCTGGCTCTTATCAAGGTTGCTGTGCCCAAGGTGTACCCACACAAAGGCACAGATTGGGGTTGAGGGAAAAAGGGAGGCTGACAGGTGTTCAGTAGTGCGACCCAATCAGCCTTAAGGAAGGGACACCTTTCTCTAATTGGTCTGCCCAGAAGAGGCACCTTGTTCTCATAGCCCTTCCACAGGGAGATGGAACAGCTTTTCTCAATTAATCAGCCCTGAACACTCCTTTCTGCAATGTGTCCATCTGCAGGAGCACCTCTTCCTAATTTGCACAAAGGTACCTTATGTATGAGGAATACCCTTGATCCCTGGGCTGCTCCTCTTCTCACTTGGTGTCAGGTCCTGGAGTCCAGGTCCAGCCCATGCTGAAGTCTGAGGGCAGTGGGTAGATGGACAGAAAGAACACTTGGGGCCCATAGGCAGGTGAATATGGCTTTATTCAGCAACAGCTCTCATCAACAGCTTACTCACACTAGCTCTCTCACACTGTCCGCCCTGTCTTGGCTGCTTGAGCCCGCGGCTTCCACACACAGCTGTGCAGCCTGCTCTCTCttgccttcagggtcagcagcttaactttttctctctctgggcaTGAGCAAGCTGAGCTGTGTCCCGGCTCCTTCCTGTCCATCTGCAAGACGGACAGCTttggctttctctctctgtctcgctGGGCGCCAGCACACCCGCCATGTCAAGGCATGTTGAGCCGAGCCGAACCCCAAGAGCCCCTGTACAGCATTAGCAGGACAATTACCGTTTACAGACAACAGTGGCTCAGACCAAGTATGAACTTACACAAACAGGTTGTATAACAAGTGGAGGTGTGTGCCTGTGCACCAAACCCACTGAGTCATGCAGGCATGGAGCTCTGCCTTGGCCTATTCCTTGACCAAAGCACATACATGTACCTTACACTTGGATCTGAAGTAGGGTTGCCAGATGAAATACAGGACACCCAgccaaatttgaatttcaggtgaACAACAAATCATTGTTTAGATTAAGCATGTTCCATGCAGTTCTGGGGACCTACTTAACCTTaaagatttatttcatttatctaaaattcaatgAACCGGGGCAGTCTGTATTTGCTAAATCTGCTGACCTTAGTCTAGAGGCAGTGGTATGTTCCAGCTGACTCCAATCAGCTCATGAGAGTCAACTGTAAAATTTTTAGGAGATTTATGATCTGGTTATTAAACCACCGGTGGCTTGAAATCaaccatggtgggagtatttacaccacagaaattggtgACTGCCACACATCAGTGCTTTTCCATTACAGAGCTGGTTATAAAACATTCCCCAATATACCACTGTCCAGAGGTTTCCTTGTCCATAACATATTAGGTAGACTCAGAGGTTTCCTTGTCCTTAATATATTAGGTAGACTCTAAAACCACGTCCCGGGGTGCTCCACAGTCACACAGGAGTCAGATCACATCTAAGACAGCTGTAAGGCTTAGTAtattagaaaatggaaaattccactcctaggatCCTAGAATGAGGAATGTTGGAAACTTAGAATTCTAAAACAAGGATGTTAGAATCTCAGAATTTCATATGGAATGTTAGTGGTGAAATCAGAGGCTGTTAGACAGTATGCATTCCTCACCCCGCTCTAGCATACAGATGGCTAAGGCCTCACAGCCTGACCAGACTTCTGGCTGGCCCTCCTGGCTCAGGGACCAGGCTTCTTGCGAGCCACAATGAAGCAGACCCCAGTGTTGGCAGCATTGGTGACAGAGTAGCTCTGGGGACTGTGTAGGAGCTGTTCAATGTCAAAGCCAGCATCCAGGACAGCCTGCtccacctcctccttctccaggGCCACGCAGGAAAATTCACGCTTCCCCACCATGTAGGACGAGAGCTGAAGCGTGACCGTGGTCACCAGGTGGCCACCCGGCTTGAGCAGTGATGCAAGGTTGCACAGTGCAGCGCGGTAGGCATCAAGGCTACAGCAGGCACACTCCATGGCCAGCAGGGTGAGCACACAGTCGGTGGAGGGCAACACAGCCGGGGCCAGCGGGTTGCCCAGGTGGACATCGCACTTGAGCACTCGCTTGACCGATGCCCAcagcttctcctccttctcctcccatcggctgctgcagagagagagggagtcgGGGAGGCACTTTGAGGTTCTGAAGGGAACTCTCAGTCCACTGTGACCAGCAGATGGAGATGATCTCTGGATCCCCAAAGGATTGCTGTCCCTGAGTCCCTGTGTGACCTGACAGCAGGCTTTTCTTcaatctgagcctcagtttctcccaaaGAAAAATGGTTAGGGAGAATGGCCAGAACAATTATAGGAAACTTTCTCGCGCTGATTCCATGTGAGCCCCCTTCCCTTAATCCCCAGGAGGGACAAAGCCACCCCAAGCACAGATGGGGCAGTTAACAAACattattggatggatggatgaatgaattaatgaatttacTACAGATAATGTATGAATATAgctatcttaaaaatataattttgagtgATGAAAAGCAAATCGCAAATGACACAGAGCAAATTACTCTGCTATAAAGCTCAAAGGTGACTAAAACTAGATTGTTTAGATATACATAAGTAtgcaagaaaaaatttttttgaaaaagggaATGATAAGCATAAAATTCATATTCGTGATTACCTTAGGTTGGGAAAGGCAGAGGCAAGGAGTCACAGAGAAGCACAGGTAAGTCTTCATTATATTCGAGTACTCAGGTTGGGTGGTGGGTTCACgtcattatacattatatagtCAGTCACACAGGTACAGACaatagagggaagaaggaaagatggatggatgggtggatggatggatgaatatggttggacatggatggatggatggatgggtggatagatggatatggatggatgggtggatggattgatggatgtaTAGATGgatatggatggatgggtggatggatggatgggaggatgtatgtggatggacggatggatagaTATgaatgtggatggatggatgaatggatgggtgggtggatggatgaatattgatggatggatgaatggaaggatggatagatgggtggatgggtgaatggctagctggatggatggatggatggatggatggatatggatgggtgggtggatgcatgaattggatggatggatggatggatggatggatggatggatggatgaacaggtgggtggatggatggatggatggatggatggatatgcaTGGATAGTTAGATACATAGAAGATAGAGAGGTAGATATATAGATGAGggtaaggaaggaagagaagaaggaagagatgaaAATCATCTGGTTTTCAGTGTTCATACTTGACTATATCACACCTCAACATAGTCCTGTGATCAGAGACTTGCCCCTAAAACTGCTGTAATCCTGAAACTTCGGGGTCCATCTACTCTATCCCCACCACAGGACATCTGGTCCTATACCTGAAGGTCCTATTGTCCTGAAAATGTCACAGACAACCAAGAGGCCAGGGAGACTTTTGAGAAAGAAGGTTGACTGGGAACCCCCTCCCCAACCTCTGCACCCCTACCTGTTTCCTTCCAGCTCACAGGAGAATTTCACCACCGGGGTCCAGTCATAGGCTCCTGGCTCCTTCTTCAGCCACTTTTCCAGCTCCTCCCGGTTGCGGTCGGTAAAGTCGGAGAGAGTGATGTCTTGGAAGGACTCACAGGCAGCGAGAACTTGGTAGATGGTAGGACCTGAGCCAATGTCGATCAGCGTGTCCCCTTGGAGGCCTCCTGTGGGAGGGAAAGACTGGTAATGGATGGGTAAAAGAAACGAGACCCAAGGCACAGGGGTGAGGACACAGACCCTGGTCTTACCCAAGGGGCAAACGTGCTTGGTGGTTATCACGGATTGGTGGCTCCCTGTAAGCCAAGCCTCatgccaaatattttatatgcgtTGATTTCCATTTACACCTCAGAACTACCCTGTGTAGTGACTACTAtcactgttttcattttacagattagaaaactgagtcTGTAAAAGGTTAAACAATTAGCCCAATATCTTTCAGTCAAGAATATAAGCCAAGAGCATAATATTTCTGGGACAGAGAACAGAGGCCCAAGCCCTATTCTGGGGAAGATTCAGGCTGGAGAGTTCAGAGAGGACATGCTGGGGGCAGTGGCCCTTTAAGTTTCAGGCTGACTGGGATCTGGGAGCCTCCCCTGGAAGTCCAGCCCTTCCTGGATGGGTTTCTTGTTCCTTGGAGTGGGAAGGGGTGTAAGCATACAGGAATAGGAAGCTGGGGCTAAGGAGATGATCTGGGAAGATGGCCCCAGGAGTGAATCCAGGGTCACCTGGAAGCTGGAATGAAGCATGACTTCCAACATTCTGTCTGGAGCCCTGGCGTGGGGCCATCACTTGGCCTTCCAAGCTTGGTCACACCCAGTCTGGCTGTTCTCTGATTTCTGCCTCACACACCAGCCTGCTCCTCCAGGCTCAGCAGCCTTTTAACCCCCTCTTATCCCACAGACCACCAGGAGACTCACCCTTACTGTTCCCCAGTCAAGTGCCCAAAGTGAGGACATGGCTGCTTGAGTTTAGAAGACACGATCAAATCATGGGGTCACCGTGGGGAGGGCAGTGATCATTGGGAGACAGGCAGAAGTCACCATCCATCGTACAGATGGCTCAGTTGAGGTCCTTGGGGCCTGAGCCCCTTGCTTAGGGTTGAGATCCCACCTAGCAATCCTTGTCCCAGGGCAGGGCTTTTCCAGGTCCTCATCACAGACACATCTGGGCTGCACACTCCGGGCACAGGCGATCCTGTCCCGCTGCAACCCCGCTGTTTGCCCTTGGCCTTCTGGGGGCCCGAGAGGCCTGGCTGTGCAAGGTCAAGACTGAACTTGATGATGACCTGGAGAGCCTTTTCTGCTCCACCCCAAAGACCTAGGGGCTAATGGAGAGCAGTGTGGGAACTGCATGGGGCTGTGCTCTTCCCATAGGTCCTAATCCTTCAGCTGGCACACAGCTCCTGAGCCATGGGCAGACAGACTAAACCTCCAGCATAACAGCTGCCCAAAGAGAGGGGCAGGGCCCCAGAAGCTCCCCCAGCCCATCCCCAAAAACCCCTAGAGGAGACCAGACTGCCCCCAGGACAccttctccccatccccatccaGGTTCCTTGGAGAGAGGCTTGAGGGGAAGGGCCACCCTCTGCTCACCAGGGCCGAAGGTCTTGTGGAGACATTCCAAGTTAAACTTCAGCATCTCGGCCTCGGGTGAGGGGCTGCCATCGAAGCTGTAGTAAGTAGCCAAGTAGTCCCTGGGCAGGAAGTGCTTCTGGTACTCATCACCCCCAGTGAAGCCACCCTCCATGGTGTCCCTGAAATGTGCCCCCTCCTGGCTGTCAGGTCTTATGAGGGCTCCAAGCTCTCCAGGCTCCACCCCCAGCATTCCAGCCTCATCCCATGGCTCCTCCCAAGTATGCCTCTCCTTGAGCTTCTCCTTCTAGGGGGATGCAGAAGGGAGTGCAACTCTCACCACCTCCCAGCCACACTGACATACCTGAGGTTTCCCCAACCCCAGAGCTATGACAGCTGGGGCTGCAGCCTCCCTGGCCCTGCTGCCTCTAGGGACCAACCCATGTCCGTCAAAGGCAATTGATGGTACCCAGCCCTGGGTGCAACTCTCAGCCCTGGCAGCAACATGCTGCTGTGTGGCCTCCAGTAGGTGTCAGACCCATGTTTCCCCACCTGTGTGCCCACTTCACTGATTGTAAGGCCCAAAGTCATTCCTCTAAGTCACTGGTGTTGTGACCTGAGTGcacagtgagatccccatctTGTCCCCTGGTGGTGAGTGGGGCCCAGTGGCTCTCTCTAGGCCAGGCAGTGGGCTCAGCTTCATGCATCCCCCATCCCTGCTGGAGAACACAGTTcagaccccaggaggcagagcagaATGGCTGACTTGGCATCACTGTGTAGGTCACTGGGAGAAGAGCAGAAATTGTCGTCAATCTCCATGAATGAGAACAAGGGCGCCTGGTCATAAAGCATAAACTGTTAGAGGGGTCTGGCTTCCTGGCCGCTGACTCACCAGGCAACTCTGGGTAAGacactcctggcctcagtctTCTCTTTGAAATGGGACTGGGTTGTAAAATCTCCCACAGACAGAGAAAAGCTCAGTCTCTGTTTTTGGCACTAGGAAATGGCTCTGAGTTGGCCACAAACCAGACAGAAATGAATCTGCTACACTGGAGGTTCAGGCCTCTTGCCCTAAAAGTGGGAAGGACAGGAATGCCTTGTTCTGGCTTTAAGTAAACAAACAATTCTGAATCCACAGGGCCCAATAGACAGGGGAATGCCACAGAGGCAGGAACACCCAGCGGTGGTCAGGGCCTGGCTTCCAAGGGGCGGGTGCCTGGGCAGCCTCCAGAGAGGCCTGCGGCTGTCGTGCTGGCCTGCAAAAAGCATACAGAGCAGGCGGGAAACTGCAGGGCTCACGTTACATGATTTGAGGCGTGTGCAATAAACGCACGGTACTAACTAAGTTGTGGGCAGGGTGGAAGGAAGACATATGGTACCtctattagttagggttctctagagaaacagaacccagGATGTGTACACTGAGAGAATCAGATCTATTTTAAGTAATTGGCTTGTGTAATTGTGGAGGCCAGTAAGTCCAAACTCTGAAGGGTGGAACCAGGAAAAGCCAATGttgcagttcaagtccaaagacCAGCTGCTGCCAGAACTCCCTCTTGCTTGGGGAAGGCCAGCCTTTTGTTCTACTTGGGACatcagctgattggatgaggcctgcccacattatggagggcaatctTCTTTACTCAAAGTTTAAATGTGAAtgtcatccaaaaacaccctcacacaAACAGCCAGGATCATGACTGACCACCTATTTGGGCACcatggcctagccaagttgactcATAGAAAGCACCATCACAGAACCTGAGGGCTAGCAGCATGGAGGTGCCATCATCCCAGTGAGACTGAGACAGAGCTGTGCAGAGAGGGCCTCCTGCAGCAGCCAATAGCAAAAgatctgatatgatttggctgtgtcaccacccaaatctcatcttgaattgtagctcccacaattcccacatgttgtgggagggacccggtgggaagtaattgaaccattggggcaggtctttcccatgctgttcttatgatggtgaataagtttcttgaaatctgatggttttataagagggatttccctgcacatgctttctttttgcctgctgacatccatgtaagacatgacttgcttctccttgccttcagccatgattgtgaggcctccccagccatgtggaacagtgagtccatgaaacctctttcctgcataaattacccagtcttgggtatgtctttattagcagtatgaaaacggactaatagaGTAGCTAAAGAATAAATACCCAGACCTCCTTCTCCTACCTTCCTCCAATATCCTGCCAAATTTAGAGGGAAGGGAGTGGTGACTACAGTCCACATGTCAGCTTCCTGGCACCTGAAGTAGCCTAGAGAGGATGGAAAGCAGAATGGAGAGGCACATGGAAGATGCCCAGCATTAACACTTAAGGAGTTGAACCGTGGACATGCATGTACTATCCAGGGATTACACAGAGCCCCTGCGGCAGGACGTGGTCATCTAGGGGGTCTGTACAGGGCGGGAAGAGACCATCCTTCCCAGAACTACACATCCTGCTGCAATTGGATGTCCTTGGATGGATAGAGGATGCCCCTCCTAATGCAAGGCCTCCAGTGCCTCCTGCTGCCAGAGGAGTGAATCCAAACTCCCCCTTGGCATTCAGAGTCTCTACCCTCTGGCTTCCACCTGCTTCTCCACCACTCAGGCCTTCTCCATCCCTACATGCCTCGTGACTCTGGCCTAACCAAGGGTCCTAACGGCACTAGGGCAATCTTCTCAAAGTGAAGCCTCTTACGGATATATTCTAAGAAcgagtttctcaacctcagtacTATTGGCTCTTCAGGCCAGATAA encodes the following:
- the INMT gene encoding indolethylamine N-methyltransferase isoform X2; the protein is MEGGFTGGDEYQKHFLPRDYLATYYSFDGSPSPEAEMLKFNLECLHKTFGPGLQGDTLIDIGSGPTIYQVLAACESFQDITLSDFTDRNREELEKWLKKEPGAYDWTPVVKFSCELEGNSSRWEEKEEKLWASVKRVLKCDVHLGNPLAPAVLPSTDCVLTLLAMECACCSLDAYRAALCNLASLLKPGGHLVTTVTLQLSSYMVGKREFSCVALEKEEVEQAVLDAGFDIEQLLHSPQSYSVTNAANTGVCFIVARKKPGP
- the INMT gene encoding indolethylamine N-methyltransferase isoform X1 codes for the protein MEGGFTGGDEYQKHFLPRDYLATYYSFDGSPSPEAEMLKFNLECLHKTFGPGGLQGDTLIDIGSGPTIYQVLAACESFQDITLSDFTDRNREELEKWLKKEPGAYDWTPVVKFSCELEGNSSRWEEKEEKLWASVKRVLKCDVHLGNPLAPAVLPSTDCVLTLLAMECACCSLDAYRAALCNLASLLKPGGHLVTTVTLQLSSYMVGKREFSCVALEKEEVEQAVLDAGFDIEQLLHSPQSYSVTNAANTGVCFIVARKKPGP